The proteins below are encoded in one region of Helicoverpa armigera isolate CAAS_96S chromosome 11, ASM3070526v1, whole genome shotgun sequence:
- the LOC126056795 gene encoding cuticle protein 16.5: MKSMVVLFAVMAVACGSLVPLAQPAHHAALVLDPHGRPLDTAEVINARALHLQAKALDGHYAPLAHAAVVPYAHSVVAPAVLAAPAAVSHQSRVDVRSSPAVVSSVVAAPVLAHAAYSSPLLAHSALAHSHYLKKRSLGHLAYAAPVVAHVAPSAVSHQSRVDVVSSPAVVSHAVAPVVSHAYAAPVVAHAAPVLAVAPSAVSHQSRVDVRSSPAVVSHAVHAAPVYAAAAYAAPAYSAYGAHAGLLHSAPLAHGHAW; the protein is encoded by the coding sequence ATGAAATCGATGGTGGTGTTATTCGCTGTGATGGCCGTGGCTTGCGGCTCCCTGGTGCCGCTGGCGCAGCCCGCGCACCACGCGGCGCTCGTGCTGGACCCGCACGGCCGGCCGCTCGACACCGCCGAGGTGATCAACGCCCGCGCCCTGCACCTGCAGGCTAAGGCCCTGGACGGACACTACGCTCCCCTCGCGCACGCTGCTGTCGTGCCCTACGCGCACTCCGTGGTCGCGCCCGCCGTGCtggccgcgcccgccgccgtcTCCCACCAGTCGCGTGTGGACGTGCGCAGCAGCCCCGCCGTCGTGAGCTCCGTCGTCGCCGCTCCCGTGCTGGCGCACGCCGCCTACTCCTCTCCCCTGCTGGCCCACTCCGCCCTCGCTCACTCGCACTACCTGAAGAAGCGCTCCCTGGGACACCTCGCCTACGCCGCTCCCGTGGTCGCCCACGTGGCGCCCTCCGCCGTGTCGCACCAGTCCCGCGTGGACGTCGTCTCTAGCCCCGCGGTGGTGTCTCACGCCGTCGCTCCCGTGGTGTCTCACGCCTACGCCGCTCCCGTGGTGGCGCACGCCGCCCCGGTGCTCGCCGTGGCTCCCTCCGCCGTCTCCCACCAGTCCCGCGTGGACGTGCGCAGCAGCCCCGCTGTCGTGTCCCACGCCGTGCACGCCGCTCCCGTCTACGCCGCCGCCGCTTACGCCGCTCCCGCGTACTCCGCGTACGGCGCTCACGCCGGACTCCTGCACTCTGCTCCCCTCGCCCACGGCCACGCCTGGTGA
- the LOC110370145 gene encoding cuticle protein 38 — protein MYKLVVLSSVLALVAAKPSGLGLGLGLGPLGLGLGAPWGLGAHLGAPLVAPLAAPLAAPVLAAPVAHAPAVGVAGPAVVAAPLGGAAHNYRGPVSLAPGQPASIIAQDGRPLDTLSVNADRAVHYTARVVDSAIGGHGHLLGKRSAPLLGAPWAGLPAAHALAPAALALPAAAHLGWRAPVAPLGLGPLGHAGVLGPHW, from the coding sequence ATGTACAAGCTGGTGGTGTTGTCCTCCGTCCTGGCCCTGGTGGCCGCCAAGCCCAGCGGACTCGGACTCGGCCTCGGCCTCGGCCCTCTGGGCTTAGGCTTGGGAGCGCCGTGGGGATTGGGCGCTCACCTAGGCGCCCCGCTGGTGGCTCCTCTCGCGGCTCCGCTTGCTGCTCCTGTGTTGGCCGCTCCTGTTGCTCACGCACCCGCTGTCGGCGTAGCCGGTCCTGCCGTGGTCGCCGCGCCCCTGGGTGGTGCTGCCCACAACTACAGAGGACCCGTGTCGCTCGCTCCCGGCCAGCCCGCCAGCATCATAGCTCAAGACGGCAGGCCCCTTGACACCCTCAGTGTGAACGCCGACCGCGCTGTGCACTACACCGCCCGGGTGGTAGACTCTGCCATCGGAGGGCACGGACATCTGCTCGGAAAGCGCTCTGCTCCTCTCCTTGGCGCACCGTGGGCTGGCCTGCCCGCCGCGCACGCGCTGGCGCCCGCCGCCCTCGCCCTGCCCGCCGCTGCACACCTCGGCTGGCGCGCACCAGTCGCTCCTCTGGGCTTGGGACCCCTGGGTCATGCTGGCGTCTTGGGACCTCATTGGTGA
- the LOC110370147 gene encoding pupal cuticle protein C1B produces the protein MLKLVVLSCIVAAASAALLAPFAPLAYTAPILAPYGNYRGPLSLAPGQPANILAADGRPLDTLDVNLDRSAHLTAKALEGGVHLLKKRSAALIAPVGHVAVAAPLVHGARLAYTAPVISSRLAVAPVAYAAPIAHYAHW, from the coding sequence ATGTTGAAACTGGTGGTGTTGTCCTGCATCGTGGCCGCGGCATCAGCAGCCTTGCTGGCTCCCTTCGCGCCTCTAGCCTATACAGCGCCTATCCTGGCGCCGTATGGCAACTATAGGGGGCCGCTGTCCCTCGCTCCCGGCCAGCCCGCCAACATCCTCGCCGCCGACGGCAGGCCGCTGGACACCCTGGACGTGAACTTGGACCGCTCTGCTCACCTCACCGCCAAGGCGCTCGAGGGTGGCGTGCACCTGCTCAAGAAACGGTCGGCTGCCCTGATCGCGCCGGTCGGCCACGTGGCGGTAGCTGCGCCCCTGGTCCACGGCGCGCGACTCGCCTACACCGCGCCCGTCATCAGCTCACGCCTGGCAGTGGCTCCCGTCGCCTACGCAGCACCCATCGCTCACTACGCTCATTGGTAA
- the LOC110370146 gene encoding uncharacterized protein LOC110370146: MFKLVVLSCIVAAASAGVLAPFAPLAYTAPIAYSAPILAPYGNYRGPLSLAPGQPANILAADGRPLDTLDVNLDRSAHLTAKALEGGVHLLKKRSAPLIAPTAPIAYSAPILAPYGNYRGPLSLAPGQPANILAADGRPLDTLDVNLDRSAHLTAKALEGGVHLLKKRSAPLIAPISRVAVAAPLIHSAPLAYSAPLIGSRLAVFPLAYSGAHIAYAGW, from the exons ATGTTCAAGCTGGTGGTGTTGTCTTGCATCGTGGCCGCGGCCTCAGCCGGCGTGCTGGCACCCTTCGCGCCCCTGGCCTACACCGCGCCCATCGCCTACAGCGCGCCCATCCTGGCGCCCTACGGCAACTACAGGGGGCCGCTGTCCCTCGCTCCCGGCCAGCCCGCCAACATCCTCGCCGCCGACGGCAGGCCGCTGGACACTCTGGACGTGAACTTGGACCGCTCTGCTCACCTCACCGCCAAGGCGCTCGAGGGTGGCGTGCACCTGCTCAAGAAACGCTCGGCTCCCCTGATCGCGCCC ACCGCGCCCATCGCCTACAGCGCGCCCATCCTGGCGCCCTACGGCAACTACAGGGGGCCGCTGTCCCTCGCTCCCGGCCAGCCCGCCAACATCCTCGCCGCCGACGGCAGGCCGCTGGACACCCTGGACGTGAACTTGGACCGCTCTGCTCACCTCACCGCCAAGGCGCTCGAGGGTGGCGTGCACCTGCTCAAGAAACGCTCGGCTCCCCTGATCGCGCCCATCAGCCGCGTGGCTGTGGCTGCTCCCCTGATCCACAGCGCGCCGCTCGCCTACTCCGCGCCTCTCATCGGCTCGCGCCTGGCTGTGTTTCCCCTCGCCTACTCCGGCGCACACATCGCTTACGCTGGCtggtaa
- the LOC135117502 gene encoding uncharacterized protein LOC135117502 — protein MFKLVVLSCIVAAASAGVLAPFAPLAYTAPIAYSAPILAPYGNYRGPLSLAPGQPANILAADGRPLDTLDVNLDRSAHLTAKALEGGVHLLKKRSAPLIAPTAPIAYSAPILAPYGNYRGPLSLAPGQPANILAADGRPLDTLDVNLDRSAHLTAKALEGGVHLLKKRSAPLIAPISRVAVAAPLIHSAPLAYSAPLIGSRLAVSPLAYSGAHIAYAGW, from the exons ATGTTCAAGCTGGTGGTGTTGTCTTGCATCGTGGCCGCGGCCTCAGCCGGCGTGCTGGCTCCCTTCGCGCCCCTGGCCTACACCGCGCCCATCGCCTACAGCGCGCCCATCCTGGCGCCCTACGGCAACTACAGGGGGCCGCTGTCCCTCGCTCCCGGCCAGCCCGCCAACATCCTCGCCGCCGACGGCAGGCCGCTGGACACCCTGGACGTGAACTTGGACCGCTCTGCTCACCTCACCGCCAAGGCGCTCGAGGGTGGCGTGCACCTGCTCAAGAAACGCTCGGCTCCCCTGATCGCGCCC ACCGCGCCCATCGCCTACAGCGCGCCCATCCTGGCGCCCTACGGCAACTACAGGGGGCCGCTGTCCCTCGCTCCCGGCCAGCCCGCCAACATCCTCGCCGCCGACGGCAGGCCGCTGGACACTCTGGACGTGAACTTGGACCGCTCTGCTCACCTCACCGCCAAGGCGCTCGAGGGTGGCGTGCACCTGCTCAAGAAACGCTCGGCTCCCCTGATCGCGCCCATCAGCCGCGTGGCAGTGGCTGCTCCCCTGATCCACAGCGCGCCGCTCGCCTACTCCGCGCCTCTCATCGGCTCGCGCCTGGCTGTGTCTCCCCTCGCCTACTCTGGCGCACACATCGCTTACGCTGGCTGGTAG